The region TTTCTCCAGCAAGTTTACTACCACTCACATGGTCTTGGAATCAATCCAAATTTATACAATAATGGATATGTATACCTGAGTCTTCTTAACACTTGGAATGGTAGCCAGAAAGAGATGTGGATCCCTAAGTCATCAACTATGCTCCAAGTTTTGGTTTCTATACAAGGGCTAATATTGAATGCAAAACCCTACTTCAATGAACCTGGACATGCAGGTCTAAGCGGAACGTCTCGGGGGAAAAGAGCTCGCTAAAGTATAATGAGTCAACTTTTAACTCATCTCTGAAAACTATGGTGTTTACTTTGCGGAAGCAACCAAAGGTAATGATTAGTCTCATTCTTTGAATCCAACTAATACAGCGGTGAATAGTTTCAATCATTTTTGACAGCAGGCACCCATGTAGTTATCAGAGATCTTGTTAGTTGTACTATTACTAGTCTTTTGCTAGAATGAATTTTATTGCCAGTCTTTTGTTAGTTTGGCTTTTAAATGACTCAAATTGTTTCTTGCTTTAGCATTTTGAGGATGTCGTTTCGGGACACTTTTACAAGCATGCTCATGAGATATTGGTGGCTTGTCAAGCATACATGGATGGAGCTCAAGTTGGGTGTATTGTTAGTGGCGGTGTTCAGGATGTTGACGAAGGTGACAAGAGCTGCTCAAAGAATTTCAGGTCAAGTTTGAGTGGGTACATCAAACAGGTTGTAAATGCATTTACTGAAATTGGTGTGGACTGCACAGATATTATTCCACATGCAAAGACAGGAAAGAGGCAAACATAAACCAGGTAAACAAGGAAAGTTATTATGAGTTTATGAGATATCTGCAAGTCAGACACTGTATTTTAGTCAGACACCTTTAAGATTTTTCGACTTACCGTTGATACATTTGAACATTTTAAATGAAAATTGAAGTTCCAATTTTTTGAATGAGTAAGGCCGTTTGGCTTAACTTGAAATTAGTTGCATATCACTTAAAGTGTAATCAATTGATTTTAagcaaaaattaatattttcttattTTCAGTATGTCTGGCTTATTCATGCAGTACatagattttttttaatattacacgatttttaatttaatttgtaTAAAAAATGTCTCGAATGTGTTTTTGTTCTTTGAAAAGAGGAAAAAAACACAACAAAATGACCTGAATTTGTTAGTTGACTTTACCCAAAGATGCTCTAAATTTGTTAGTTCTAAAAAGGTGAGATGATTTAAAAAACATTAGGTTTTTAATTACAAAACTGTCtcaatttaaaataataacaGAAATAAGGATATTAGTTAGGCTTTTTTTCTTATAAAAATATCACATAATTGAATAGTATGTGAAATTTAAGATTACATTATCTATTGATATCTTTAATCTgattgtattttaattttttcattTGTATTTGCTTTTGCTTGATGAAtaacttaaataaatatttatatgtGTTTTAGTTGGGACAAAAATCTTGAACTATAAAAACATGTCAACAAAATATTTATCAAAACACGTATGTTTAATTTATTGACTTTAAATtttgtattatataaattatgCAGTGGCACTTCCATTATATCATATCGGATACataattatcaaatttaaataGATTTATGTAGGTTTTTAGAGTATTTCCAACAATCACTCGATATCCTctcaaaaaaatattataaattattaaatcctaattatttaaaatatatttgttCTTCTCCCACAATCATCTCATCTATACCTCTTAAATTATTGTTTCTTACTAAATGAACTTTTAATTCTTGAACAAAGAAATGTAATGTTATTGCAAAAGTGACGAAATTAGTTATATGTTACTAAACGtgaggagatgagagagaatcTTAAGTTTGAACAGGATTTTGGAGCTCCTAAAAATTTCGAGAGGAGTTAGGAGATTGTTGGAGTGATATTTGAACAAATCTTCATGCCTTGTAGTGTAGGTGGGAGCTTATTGGTGATGCTTTTACAGTTTTACTAAGCGTGTAAGTTGTAAAAAGAATTTAGCTTTTAATAACAAAATTTTGTTATGAAATTCTATACTTAGATGGGTgaataattgttgtatttaacTAGAATCGATTTTAAATCTTACCAAGTATTTATCAAATTATCGATACAGCCTCCTGTTAGATTCAAATATACTGTAAGCGAGCTAACAATCAATATGCAGCGTGGAAAATAAATAACAGCAAATAACACAGTGAGTTTTAGGCAGGTTCGGCCCATGTTCCTAATATTTTACGTCCTGGTCCCTCCCTCTCCAATTTGGTAATAGAAAATATAATCAATCACTGAAATGATGTGATTAAAAGATTAAataatatatctcaatttatCCCATATTTATGATAGCAGTTTGTTGATAATACATGTTTCCTTGAGTGACATGCTCTCTAAACCCTAAACCAAGCTTGTATAACTTTCTTCATCAATCTAACTCCGATCTCTTATTATCTAAACTCAACTACTCAATAACAACAATTACACCTTGAACAATACAATTTAAAATAAAAGATATtagcccgcaagggttggctcagttggttaaagaggaaataattatcctcttggtcaTAGGTTCGAATTCCatgggaggagaatttatgattataccACCTGAGTCggagcctgtcgcttaaatgcggtttaccttggtttaCGTGGTTcgaatcaggctttctgcattcacttgcaaaatgacaCCTCAAGCCACatctgaaacacttgaatttggatttatccaccatgtttctatttggcttggttgctccaaaattctttttgaatttgagctcgGCAAACCTTCTTGACAagaaagctagatgttcatctatatCTTCCAattcatcttgactaagatgatcTTCATGCTCAGCTACTAGcccctttccttttccttcacaaaccctagagcttggtgcagattccacagcttcaaccttcatttATTTCCCTCTCTCTTACTCAGCTACCAGTGCttagatcctcccttcttccttcctttctctatttgctcatcttgttctaactcaagttcataagtttttagaatcccatacagtctctccaaggtgaattccatgtaatcttgtgaatttctgagagagacagtcataagcttccattcctttggtagagatctaaggaacttcaggtttgaatcttttgtctgatagacccttccatgcagcttcagtacattcagtaatttttgaaatctactaaagatgtcacataaatattcactgtcttcacaatgaaagtgctcatactgaTGGATTaaaagttgcatcttgttttccctcacttATTCAGTTCCGTCACATataatttgaattgtatcccaaatttccttagcagttttgcaattgatgacattgtcaaacatatctccatctaGACCATTTAACATAATAttcatagcctttttatctttatgtacttgctcaatgtcttcatctgtccatttTACTTGTGGCTTTGGAACAGTTTGCTCATTTCCTACAGCACCATCAGCATCTGTAGCAGCTCTTCGAGAAACATGagggcctttctcaatgcaatcaacatatctttcatcttgagagaaaagatgcaggtgcattttcaccttccaatggtgataattatctttatccaagaacgggatctttactccaacatccttccgGCTCATATTGTTAgttgctttgatctttaaactcttaatGTGTCAAGaacttgctctgataccaattgtcattcccaaacaatctaacaactagaattacagaagggggagttgaatgtaattcttgatttttttttcaattttaagaacttctcacaaataaaatatatcagtgtttgaatatgcaaatGTGCGGGATGAAAATATAGATGTATTCAAgcacaaagtaattaaatacaaggattaaaaactttttggtggattgaacttacccaccagatatatatatatatatatatattgatgagaactctgtgatgcaaaaatgcacacagctgcttacaagtatgatacacttagaacagagaaattcttaacagatacagatttttctatttcttagtTCTTGTTTGCATGGttttcaacttgctactcttggtttatatattaccaagttacatgataaaaagacaaactaataatacaaaagtgtcttagtctaattacatgctgctccatttctctatccagcatctttgtatttctttaAGTTAGCATGGAagtggaaatgcttctttgttctctaaaacctgttaataggctgctacatttcatttgcatacaatcaacccatgtgactgtcaatcactatcaactgctttttgaatttgatcatccgttgagagtctggttgattatccgttgaaactctagttgatcatccgttgaaatcttgtggaacatccgttgagagtatcttcatagcagttaactctatttcacttatgcaagattacaaggcatctaatatttacaattatccaacctattttacatatcaatctagtagtcaacatgacttagaatatcctacaacttctagttctccaaggcattacaatatgcaggaatgtgctaccaaaacttatttaaacataagctactctttcaacggatgacagagtACATTATTCGTTAAAAACTACAATTACACTtaatcaaatctactaaggtgttttgtagcatatcatcaagtctacaacatattcctaacaatctctcccaatttatgtctactagaattgtaggcataaatttagagggacttgatgataacaaaataccttTTTACATAGAGATTATTCAacagtagataaaactgataagtgctgtaatttattgaaaattgtaCAAAAGAAAGTTCATAgaaatctcacaagccatttttcaaggtgctcctctagtctgagcaaattaaTCTTTTCTCCTTGAATGTCTAATCTTCTTTCCCAACCTTTCAttgttctcttcaatctggtgttggagttgtcatagaattcaaattcatcttcatttgattgatccagcatctcctgcatttccttgACAGTTTTATTGCTTGATATCTTTAGTTGATCATCTAATCTGAAGAATATTCTTATGTTCTTTTTATCATTGAACTCCATTAGCCAATatggcctcaagtgcactctatCCCCAttgtaaggaatagttaagacTCTTGGGAGTGTATCTAGGTCTCTAGCTTTGTCTTATTCTTTCAATCTGGTTGAGTATCTGCTTCTTGGCATCAATATTaaaccaaagtttttcttgattgaggagaaaatCTTCACTAAGACAGAgaagccttcattgagaattctatGAAGAGACCAAGTAGACTCctttccacccttatatctgaaTACAAGTCTTTCTGGAAGTCTGTTGTGGGCATCAATAGCTCTCACTTcatccagctcatccagatagatTGATATCTGAGAACTCCTTAATGTCACAAATGAATAGttaatctcctttgttgactgtaGGTTTGGGCTTGGGTAAAGTTTTGGATTTGGATGGAATAGATTTGACTGGCTTGCTTGGCATGTTCTTTCTTCTTTTAGAGGAGGTTGGAATTGGGAGATTAAGGTCAGGAATGGGTAGGCTTCCCattctattggttcatcctttagaataattggttcaccatgaaaatttaCTTCAGGATTGACCTTGAATTCAGCTTGCTTCATTGTGGGCAAAGTTGATTAATTTGTAGTAGTAGACTGGGTAGGCTCAGGTTTAGcttctttctcttcttcttcttcttcttcaaattccaGCTTCCTTTTGGCTATTTGCTTTTTATACCCCTTTCCTAGTTTGTGCTTTGGTTTTTCACTCTTCTCAGTTTCAGTTATTGTGGCAGGCTTCTGAATTCCTATTTTGGTAGCAACTTTTTCAGCTTGATTCTTAGCTTCTAAGGCAACCTGCCTTTTCTgatgcttgagtctcagtttctcttctttctttgcttctacaaattgtggatgtccatccatcacacaaatttcttttccatgtCTGTAGACTTTTTCTATCCTTTTCTTTAAAACTGAGTCTTTGGGATCCTTGATGTTTGCAATAGAGTGACCAAGCaatttcttttcatcaggctgtggagttgcatagactaggtccaaagGATTCTTGGTAGAATGTTTTGATGAATGATTCTTGGGCTTCAAGATCACATTGGCCTTTGAATGTCTTCAAGCAGAGGTTTGACCTTTCTTCATATTCCTCAAGCTCATTTCACTGATAGGGATTTGTCTCAATTGTGTGAAGTGTTTCACAGATTTATCTTGCTTTGCAATTGGACCAAAAACCTTTTcaatcctttcatcaattttcttcatttGTTCATTCAGCCTCAACTCAGCTGCTGCAATATTGATCAAGTCAATGCTATCTAGaactggtggcttagagaaagtaattgttgtaacaatcactttgctgacttgaatgtgcacatccttctccccctcactagctTGGACAATAgtatctttctccccctttttgttatcatcaagtaaggCAGGGGTTGAAGTTTGAGAAGCCACCAATTTCTGAAGAAGGAGTATCTGATGAACTTGGTTGACATGGATCTTGGTGATTGAATGTTCCATTGTTGTCAGCCTAGTGTCCAAAGAATCAATTTTGTTACTTAAGTCATAATCCTTCCTGATTTTCTGGTGAATGTCTCTCATTGTAGCTTCAGGAAGTTTAGACTCCATTATTTCATTGATGTCCTTCTTGACTTGTGCAATCTTTGTCTTGATGTCATCCACATCTTGACTCtgtttgagagattgaatctTATGTAGTTGTAGAGATTCAAGATGGGCTTGGAAAAGAATTTTGGTGTTGGCATATATAGTGGCTTGAAGAGATGTTTGAGTTTGATGGAagtggaaatgcttctttgttctctaaaacctgttaataggctaccacattccatttgcatacaatcaacccatgtgactgtcaagtgactatcaactgctttttgaatttgatcatccgttgaaactctgttggatcatccgttgaaactctgttggatcatccgttgaaactctagttgatcatctaattgatcatccgttaaaaccttgtggaacatccggTGAGAATATCTTAATAGCAGTTaattctatttcacttatgcaagattacaaggaatctaatatttacaattagccaaccaattttgcatatcaatctagtagtcaacatgacttagaatatcctacaacttctggttctttaaggcattacaatatgcaggaatgtgctaccaaaacttatttaaacataagctactctttcaacggatgacagagtacattatccgttgaaagctacaattacacttaatctactaaggtgttttggtagTATATCATCAAGTCTACAATATATTCCTAATAGAAAGTGTTATCATCAAAACTTATAGAGTATCATGTTATacattatatttttaatttttaattttagagATGACATTTCATATTGTAAAtgattatattttttaaaactttttaaaaatactaataataataataattattattattattattattattaatttgaatttaaaataataagaaatGATTATTGTTACTTTATATTAATTGAGAATGAAAATTAATAGCGGCAAATGCGAAA is a window of Apium graveolens cultivar Ventura chromosome 11, ASM990537v1, whole genome shotgun sequence DNA encoding:
- the LOC141697586 gene encoding LOW QUALITY PROTEIN: putative ubiquitin-conjugating enzyme E2 38 (The sequence of the model RefSeq protein was modified relative to this genomic sequence to represent the inferred CDS: inserted 1 base in 1 codon), coding for MTADLGTPAASSSKRQRNATDLGTPAASSSKREKSDSLKHLHEDEILKNLEQFKKFDIVKDPSDHHYVKNGNSAKLPSKSWSKKIQEEWKILEKHLPDTIFVRAYESRMDLLRAVIVGAAGTPYHEGLFFFDVFFPDNYPNSPPQVYYHSHGLGINPNLYNNGYVYLSLLNTWNGSQKEMWIPKSSTMLQVLVSIQGLILNAKPYFNEPGHAGLSGXVSGEKSSLKYNESTFNSSLKTMVFTLRKQPKHFEDVVSGHFYKHAHEILVACQAYMDGAQVGCIVSGGVQDVDEGDKSCSKNFRSSLSGYIKQVVNAFTEIGVDCTDIIPHAKTGKRQT